The following proteins come from a genomic window of Rhodoligotrophos sp. CJ14:
- a CDS encoding putative DNA modification/repair radical SAM protein — translation MPRTLLQKLEILADAAKYDASCVSSGGVKRNAGKGLGSVTGEGICHAFTPDGRCVSLLKILLTNFCRYDCVYCVSRRSSNVPRARFTVEEVVALTLDLYRRNCIEGLFLSSGIARSADETMADLVRVARVLREEHDFHGYIHLKTIPGAGAELLAEAGRHADRLSMNVELPAEASLAELAPEKSIRDIKRGLARTRTNIEAAAEKSLTGRTKTQPYAPAGQSTQMVIGADQSSDFEILQKSAELYGAYALQRVYYSAFSPTGHVSQHLPPKPVPLMREHRLYQADWLLRFYGFSLAELESALPAGMLDLSIDPKLAWALAHRGGFPVDVNKASREMLLRVPGLGTRAVDRIITARRHGALRLADLGRLTSSVARIRPFIVTPDWQPSRLLDDGHLRRRLTRKPEQLALALG, via the coding sequence ATGCCACGCACCCTTTTGCAGAAGCTGGAAATCCTGGCCGACGCCGCGAAATACGATGCCTCCTGTGTGTCTTCTGGAGGTGTTAAGCGTAACGCAGGCAAGGGGCTCGGGTCGGTAACGGGAGAAGGAATTTGTCACGCTTTCACCCCTGATGGCCGTTGCGTGTCTCTGCTGAAAATCCTCCTCACCAACTTCTGCAGATATGATTGCGTCTATTGTGTCAGCCGCCGCTCGAGCAACGTGCCGCGCGCGCGCTTCACGGTTGAGGAGGTGGTGGCCCTCACGCTCGATCTCTACCGGCGCAATTGCATCGAAGGCTTGTTCCTGTCCTCCGGCATCGCCCGTTCGGCCGACGAGACCATGGCCGATCTGGTCAGGGTGGCAAGAGTGCTGCGGGAAGAGCATGACTTCCATGGTTATATCCATCTGAAGACGATACCTGGCGCCGGCGCCGAACTTCTGGCTGAGGCCGGACGCCACGCCGATCGTCTGTCCATGAATGTCGAACTGCCCGCTGAAGCCTCTCTTGCAGAGCTCGCCCCGGAAAAATCGATCCGCGACATCAAGCGAGGCCTCGCCCGCACCCGAACCAATATTGAGGCTGCGGCAGAGAAATCCCTGACAGGAAGGACCAAGACCCAGCCCTATGCCCCTGCTGGCCAGAGCACTCAAATGGTGATTGGCGCTGATCAGTCATCGGACTTCGAGATCCTGCAGAAGAGCGCCGAGCTTTACGGGGCCTACGCGCTTCAGCGCGTCTATTATTCGGCCTTCAGCCCCACCGGCCATGTTTCACAGCACCTGCCGCCAAAGCCTGTCCCGCTGATGCGGGAGCACCGGCTCTATCAGGCTGATTGGCTGCTGCGCTTCTATGGCTTTTCACTGGCAGAGCTCGAAAGCGCCTTGCCAGCCGGCATGCTCGATCTTTCCATAGACCCTAAGCTTGCCTGGGCGCTCGCCCACCGTGGCGGCTTCCCGGTGGATGTGAACAAGGCGAGCCGCGAAATGCTCCTGCGTGTGCCAGGGCTTGGGACCCGCGCGGTGGACCGTATCATCACGGCTCGCCGGCATGGGGCGCTGCGTCTTGCCGATCTCGGGCGCCTCACCAGCTCGGTTGCACGTATCAGGCCGTTCATAGTCACGCCCGACTGGCAGCCTAGCCGGCTCTTGGACGATGGACATCTGCGCCGGCGGCTCACGCGCAAGCCCGAGCAGTTGGCGTTGGCGCTGGGCTAA
- a CDS encoding NAD(P)/FAD-dependent oxidoreductase: MMSPNALDCLVIGAGPAGLTAAIYLARYRCRFLVIDAGASRASLIPLSHNVPGFPDGIGGTELLRRLRDQARCYGVELKTGTVAQLSRTENCFRAEIDGSDVIARTVILATGILDRQPDLPSLGRLLREGHVRLCPVCDGYEVIGKTVAVLGPMRQAMKKALFLRTFTDRLTVLPLGPDTEATAEECRRMLEAGIACHFHPVRDLMVEGDDITAIMSDGHKHRVDVLYPALGAEIRTDLALALGAEANEAGCLITDPHQETSVPGLFAAGDIVNELNQIAVAFGHAAIAATTIHNRLAGLS; the protein is encoded by the coding sequence ATGATGAGCCCAAATGCGCTGGACTGTCTGGTGATCGGTGCGGGTCCTGCGGGGCTTACCGCGGCCATTTACCTCGCGCGCTATCGCTGCCGATTTCTTGTGATCGATGCGGGCGCGAGCCGGGCGAGCCTCATCCCGCTCTCGCATAATGTTCCAGGGTTTCCCGACGGGATTGGCGGCACGGAACTGCTCCGCAGGCTACGCGATCAGGCGCGGTGCTACGGGGTCGAGTTGAAGACCGGCACCGTTGCCCAGCTTTCCCGCACGGAGAACTGCTTCCGGGCCGAAATCGATGGCTCGGACGTGATCGCCAGGACAGTCATTCTCGCCACCGGCATTCTCGACAGGCAGCCTGATCTGCCAAGCCTCGGGCGGCTCCTCCGGGAAGGGCATGTGAGGCTTTGCCCGGTCTGTGACGGTTATGAGGTCATCGGGAAAACAGTGGCCGTGCTCGGACCGATGCGCCAGGCAATGAAGAAGGCCCTATTCCTGCGCACTTTCACGGACAGGCTGACGGTGCTTCCGCTGGGTCCCGATACGGAGGCCACGGCAGAGGAATGCCGGCGGATGCTGGAAGCGGGTATTGCCTGCCATTTCCACCCGGTCAGGGATCTGATGGTTGAGGGCGACGACATCACCGCGATCATGTCAGATGGCCATAAGCATCGGGTGGATGTGCTTTATCCCGCCCTTGGCGCCGAGATCAGAACCGACCTTGCGCTGGCGCTCGGGGCGGAGGCAAACGAGGCCGGCTGCCTCATCACCGATCCGCATCAGGAGACATCGGTTCCAGGTCTGTTTGCGGCAGGTGACATCGTGAACGAGCTCAATCAGATCGCGGTCGCCTTTGGGCACGCGGCGATCGCCGCCACCACCATTCATAACCGGCTGGCCGGCTTGTCGTAG
- a CDS encoding nuclear transport factor 2 family protein: MTPDALLSAFTDAVERRDGRSFAQLFTEDGIYHDAFYGSFQGRARIAELIDDWFHRDAKEFRWDMHDPVTDGRMLYTRYVFSYISTFLEAQGRRVMFEGVAIMRLRDGLIADYREVANTGPALLRTGFPAERVAKILERQGEELAGREEAAGHRG; encoded by the coding sequence ATGACACCTGATGCCTTGCTCAGCGCCTTCACCGATGCGGTCGAACGGCGGGATGGACGATCATTCGCGCAGCTCTTCACCGAGGATGGGATCTATCATGATGCGTTCTATGGCTCGTTTCAGGGCCGTGCCCGGATCGCCGAGCTGATCGACGACTGGTTCCACCGGGACGCCAAGGAATTTCGCTGGGACATGCATGATCCGGTCACTGACGGGCGCATGCTCTATACACGCTATGTCTTCAGCTACATCTCCACCTTTCTCGAAGCCCAGGGACGGCGCGTGATGTTCGAGGGGGTCGCCATCATGCGGCTCAGAGACGGGCTCATCGCCGATTATCGCGAGGTTGCCAATACGGGACCCGCCTTGCTGCGCACCGGATTTCCGGCCGAACGGGTTGCGAAAATTCTCGAGCGGCAGGGCGAGGAACTCGCTGGGCGAGAGGAGGCTGCCGGGCATCGCGGATAG
- a CDS encoding MFS transporter → MGLAVIALPCLLYSMDLTVLNLAVPALSADLKPSATQLLWIVDIYGFMVAGWLIIMGSLGDRIGRRLLLMTGAAAFGLASILAAISTTAEMLIFARALLGIAGATIAPSTLSLIRNMFRDERQRTLAISVWGTSYAAGGLIGPILGGILLEFFPWGSVFLLALPVMVLVLATAPWLLPEYRDPDAGRADLLSAALSLAAVLSVVYGLKQIAEHGPSAMAGLFVVAGIGLGFAFIRRQGQLADPLIDLRLFRTRAFSTALTINLLGCLVMFGTFLFIAQYMQLVLGLSPLAAALWSLPSAATITAGSLLAPFVVQRFPPATVIASGMGLLAIGMALLTQLSHGGLPVLIAGTVILSIGLGPTFVLTTDIIVSSAPPERAGAASAISETGAEFGGVLGIAILGSIGVAVYRSLMSEVLAPGLPPQSLEAARGSLGGAAAVAQELSGAASGLLTMAKAAFTEAMAVATGLCAILAVAGALAAGILLRKLRRASVQ, encoded by the coding sequence ATGGGGCTTGCGGTCATTGCATTGCCGTGCCTGCTCTATTCCATGGACCTCACCGTCCTCAATCTGGCCGTGCCCGCGCTCAGCGCCGATCTCAAGCCCAGCGCCACCCAGCTTCTGTGGATCGTCGATATCTACGGGTTCATGGTGGCGGGATGGCTGATCATCATGGGCAGCCTCGGTGATCGCATCGGCCGACGCCTTTTGCTGATGACCGGGGCGGCAGCCTTCGGGCTCGCCTCGATCCTGGCCGCGATCTCCACGACGGCGGAGATGCTCATTTTCGCTCGCGCCCTGCTCGGCATTGCCGGGGCGACAATCGCACCCTCCACGCTTTCGCTCATTCGCAACATGTTCCGGGATGAGCGGCAACGCACCTTGGCGATCAGCGTCTGGGGCACGAGCTATGCGGCGGGAGGGCTTATAGGCCCCATTCTCGGTGGCATCCTCCTGGAATTCTTCCCCTGGGGATCTGTGTTTCTGCTGGCCTTGCCGGTGATGGTACTGGTGCTTGCCACGGCGCCATGGCTCTTGCCCGAATACCGCGACCCCGATGCGGGACGAGCCGACCTCCTGAGCGCTGCCCTCTCGCTGGCGGCGGTTCTGTCGGTGGTGTACGGCCTGAAGCAGATCGCCGAGCATGGCCCCTCAGCCATGGCAGGCCTGTTCGTTGTTGCGGGGATCGGGCTTGGTTTTGCCTTCATCCGCCGCCAAGGGCAATTGGCTGATCCGCTGATCGATCTCCGGCTGTTCCGTACGCGCGCCTTCTCCACCGCGCTCACGATCAACCTCCTGGGCTGCCTGGTGATGTTCGGGACGTTCCTGTTCATTGCGCAATATATGCAGCTGGTGCTGGGCCTGAGCCCGCTGGCCGCCGCCTTGTGGAGCCTGCCTTCGGCCGCCACCATCACAGCCGGCTCGCTGCTCGCACCATTCGTGGTGCAGCGCTTTCCGCCCGCCACTGTGATTGCAAGCGGCATGGGCCTTTTGGCGATCGGCATGGCCCTGCTCACCCAGCTCAGCCATGGCGGGTTGCCGGTGCTGATTGCCGGCACGGTGATCCTGTCGATCGGCCTCGGTCCGACCTTCGTGCTCACCACCGACATCATCGTGAGCTCAGCCCCGCCAGAACGGGCGGGAGCCGCCAGCGCCATCTCCGAGACCGGCGCCGAGTTTGGCGGCGTGCTTGGCATCGCCATCCTGGGCAGCATCGGCGTGGCTGTCTATCGGAGCCTCATGAGCGAGGTGCTGGCGCCGGGCCTTCCGCCCCAATCGCTCGAGGCCGCACGCGGCAGTCTCGGCGGTGCTGCGGCCGTTGCACAGGAACTCAGCGGAGCTGCAAGCGGATTGCTCACCATGGCCAAGGCTGCCTTCACAGAGGCCATGGCGGTGGCAACCGGCCTCTGCGCCATCCTCGCCGTCGCTGGCGCGCTGGCGGCAGGCATCCTGCTGCGGAAGCTGCGAAGGGCCAGCGTTCAGTAG
- a CDS encoding UdgX family uracil-DNA binding protein (This protein belongs to the uracil DNA glycosylase superfamily, members of which act in excision repair of DNA. However, it belongs more specifically to UdgX branch, whose founding member was found to bind uracil in DNA (where it does not belong), without cleaving it, appears to promote DNA repair by a pathway involving RecA, rather than base excision.), producing MMQTVYLPGDCSQEQFREVARQCLAQELCPDRVLFVEGKTGSLFEMTNSVEAPRITVPRLYQELLSKILCHTAEDRFALLYRLLWRIAHGERQVLERFSDPDVRQAMLYARAVQRDAYRMRAFVRFSEKEIDDRTLFVAWFEPQFRVLSLSAPFFIDRFTNMDWLIATPHGTMAWRDGELSFGPPGPRPREDGDPVLDELWTTYYRVTFNPARLRVKAMVAQMPKRHWPTLPETAQMPDLVRMAKPLAEAMAARPPDTPPKFADSLARRPQPSRPEPGEPLEILRSQAEACTLCPLHGPATQTVFGEGPANAEIMFVGEQPGDQEDLAGRPFVGPAGQVFNRALAEVGIDRSSVYVTNAVKHFKFEPRGKRRLHSKPAAAEVHACRFWLDRELALIQPKLIVALGATAALGVMGRAVAVTKERGRILEIGSLRVLVTVHPSYLLRLPDPERAKLEYEAFVQDLRLVSSWCQKAA from the coding sequence ATGATGCAGACGGTTTATCTTCCCGGGGATTGTAGCCAGGAGCAGTTCCGCGAGGTAGCCCGGCAATGCCTCGCCCAGGAGCTCTGCCCTGATCGGGTGCTCTTCGTGGAGGGGAAAACCGGGTCTCTGTTCGAGATGACGAACAGCGTGGAGGCTCCCAGGATCACCGTTCCTCGTCTCTATCAGGAGCTTTTGTCGAAAATCCTCTGCCACACCGCCGAAGATCGCTTTGCGCTCCTCTATCGCTTGCTTTGGCGGATCGCCCATGGGGAACGACAGGTGCTGGAGCGCTTTTCAGACCCTGATGTCAGACAAGCCATGCTCTATGCCCGGGCGGTGCAGCGCGATGCCTATCGCATGCGCGCCTTCGTGCGCTTCAGCGAGAAAGAGATTGATGACCGCACGCTGTTCGTTGCCTGGTTTGAACCGCAATTCCGCGTGCTGTCTTTATCCGCGCCCTTCTTCATCGACCGGTTCACCAATATGGACTGGCTGATTGCCACACCGCACGGCACCATGGCCTGGCGAGACGGTGAACTGAGCTTTGGCCCTCCCGGACCCCGGCCGCGCGAGGATGGCGACCCAGTTTTGGACGAGCTGTGGACCACCTATTATCGGGTGACCTTCAACCCGGCCCGTCTCAGGGTAAAGGCCATGGTGGCGCAAATGCCCAAACGCCATTGGCCAACTTTGCCGGAGACAGCGCAAATGCCTGATCTCGTGCGTATGGCCAAGCCTCTGGCAGAGGCAATGGCTGCCCGACCGCCCGATACACCTCCCAAATTCGCCGACAGTCTGGCGCGGCGCCCTCAACCGAGCAGACCCGAACCGGGTGAACCGCTGGAAATCCTGCGCAGCCAGGCAGAGGCCTGCACCCTTTGTCCTCTTCACGGGCCCGCAACCCAGACGGTCTTCGGGGAGGGCCCGGCCAATGCCGAGATCATGTTCGTGGGCGAGCAGCCGGGTGACCAGGAGGATCTCGCGGGCAGGCCCTTCGTCGGACCGGCAGGTCAGGTCTTCAACCGCGCTTTGGCGGAGGTGGGGATCGATCGCAGCAGCGTCTATGTCACCAATGCCGTGAAGCATTTCAAGTTTGAGCCGCGGGGGAAGCGTCGGCTGCATAGCAAGCCGGCGGCGGCCGAAGTGCATGCTTGCCGCTTCTGGCTGGATCGGGAGCTTGCCCTTATTCAACCGAAGCTGATCGTGGCTTTGGGGGCAACCGCAGCGCTGGGGGTGATGGGCCGCGCAGTCGCGGTCACAAAGGAGCGCGGGCGTATTCTTGAGATCGGCAGCCTGCGGGTTCTGGTGACGGTACACCCGTCATATCTGCTGCGGTTGCCAGATCCCGAACGGGCGAAGCTTGAATATGAGGCCTTCGTTCAAGACCTCCGCCTGGTCTCGTCCTGGTGCCAGAAAGCGGCGTGA
- a CDS encoding DUF2161 domain-containing phosphodiesterase — translation METALYRPVKRFLEELGYTVKGEVGGCDLVALKRDDPPIVVIGELKLTFNLELVLQGVDRATACDEIWLAAKLSTRGRGRESDPRFRNLCRRLGFGLLGVSGNGQVQVIVSPAAAMPRKDPRRRSRLVDEHRRRQGDPMVGGGSRSPIMTAYRQQALACAAALAKGPKRPRDLKAEIPDAPKILFRNVYGWFVRIERGVYDLTDAGRMAITRWPQAEATCPLHETMADSSPLKA, via the coding sequence CTGGAAACCGCCCTCTATCGCCCGGTCAAGCGCTTTCTCGAAGAGCTCGGCTATACCGTCAAGGGTGAGGTGGGCGGATGCGATCTCGTGGCGCTCAAGCGCGATGATCCGCCCATCGTGGTCATCGGTGAGTTGAAGCTTACTTTCAATCTCGAGCTCGTGCTGCAGGGCGTTGATCGCGCCACAGCTTGCGATGAGATCTGGCTTGCGGCAAAGCTCTCGACCCGCGGGCGAGGACGGGAGAGTGATCCGCGGTTCCGCAATCTCTGCCGCAGGCTCGGCTTCGGCCTGCTCGGGGTTTCGGGCAATGGCCAAGTTCAGGTGATCGTGAGCCCGGCCGCCGCCATGCCGCGCAAAGACCCGCGACGCCGCTCGCGACTGGTCGACGAGCATCGCCGTCGGCAAGGCGACCCCATGGTGGGCGGCGGCTCGCGCAGCCCGATCATGACGGCTTATCGCCAACAGGCGCTTGCCTGCGCGGCGGCGCTGGCCAAGGGTCCCAAGCGGCCGAGGGATCTCAAGGCGGAAATCCCGGATGCGCCCAAGATCCTGTTTCGCAATGTCTATGGGTGGTTCGTCCGCATCGAGCGCGGCGTCTATGATCTCACGGATGCCGGCCGGATGGCGATCACCCGGTGGCCGCAAGCAGAGGCGACATGTCCTCTTCACGAAACAATGGCAGATAGCAGCCCCTTGAAAGCCTAG
- a CDS encoding protein adenylyltransferase SelO: MTFNFDNSYARLPDHFYARVAPTPVTAPKLVRLNRELARQLNLDPDWLSSPEGVEVLAGNRIPSGSEPIAMAYAGHQFGQFVPQLGDGRAILLGEVVARDGVRRDIQLKGSGPTPFSRRGDGRAALGPVLREYLISEAMAAFGIPTTRSLAAVTTGETVIRERFLPGAVLTRVAASHVRIGTFQYFAVRRDGEGLRRLADYVIARHYPKAAEAEQPYRALLDAVVKAQAELVPQWLLVGFIHGVLNTDNTSIAGETIDYGPCAFMDAYDPETVFSSIDYHGRYSYGNQPQIVHWNLVRLAECLLPLFSDDQDKAVAMAQEAIDAYPEQFKSAYEAGLRRKLGLFTAQEDDLTLAQDLLTAMAKNGADFTLTFRALSDASADLAQDERARALFADPAVFDEWAKRWRERLAAEPQDAETRRKAMRAVNPMFIPRNHRVEAALAAAVDRKDYAPFEELLQVLTKPFEDQPEFAQYANPPEPHQRVLKTFCGT, translated from the coding sequence GTGACCTTCAATTTCGATAACAGCTATGCACGCCTGCCGGATCACTTCTATGCCCGCGTGGCACCCACGCCGGTCACCGCACCCAAACTCGTGCGGCTGAATCGCGAACTTGCCCGCCAGCTCAACCTCGATCCGGATTGGCTGAGCAGCCCAGAAGGGGTCGAGGTGCTGGCAGGAAATCGCATTCCAAGCGGATCCGAGCCGATCGCCATGGCCTATGCGGGGCATCAGTTCGGGCAGTTCGTGCCACAACTCGGTGATGGCCGCGCGATCCTTCTCGGCGAGGTCGTGGCCCGCGATGGCGTGCGCCGCGACATCCAGCTCAAGGGCTCCGGGCCCACGCCCTTCTCGCGGCGAGGGGATGGCCGGGCAGCCTTGGGGCCGGTTTTGCGCGAATATCTGATCAGCGAAGCCATGGCCGCATTCGGCATTCCCACAACGCGCTCACTCGCGGCAGTCACCACGGGGGAAACCGTCATCCGCGAGCGCTTCCTGCCAGGCGCGGTGCTCACCCGTGTGGCGGCCAGCCATGTGCGGATCGGCACGTTCCAATATTTCGCCGTACGCCGGGATGGTGAGGGGCTGCGCAGGCTTGCGGATTACGTGATCGCGCGGCACTACCCGAAAGCAGCGGAGGCGGAACAGCCCTATCGCGCGCTGCTCGATGCGGTGGTCAAGGCGCAGGCCGAACTCGTGCCGCAATGGCTGCTCGTCGGCTTCATCCATGGGGTGTTGAATACGGATAATACCTCGATCGCTGGCGAGACGATCGATTATGGCCCATGTGCGTTCATGGACGCCTATGACCCCGAAACGGTGTTCAGCTCAATCGATTATCACGGACGCTATTCTTACGGAAACCAGCCGCAGATCGTGCATTGGAACCTGGTGAGGCTGGCAGAGTGCCTGTTACCCCTGTTCTCCGATGATCAGGACAAGGCGGTGGCCATGGCACAGGAGGCGATCGATGCCTATCCCGAGCAGTTCAAATCCGCCTATGAGGCAGGGCTTCGGCGCAAGCTCGGCCTGTTTACCGCACAGGAGGATGACCTTACGCTCGCCCAGGATCTGCTCACAGCCATGGCGAAGAACGGGGCCGACTTCACCCTGACCTTCCGGGCGCTCAGCGATGCATCCGCCGACCTGGCACAGGATGAGCGCGCCCGAGCCCTGTTTGCCGATCCCGCCGTCTTCGATGAGTGGGCCAAGCGCTGGCGAGAGCGCCTCGCTGCCGAGCCGCAGGATGCAGAGACCCGCCGCAAGGCGATGCGGGCGGTCAATCCCATGTTCATTCCGCGCAATCATCGGGTGGAGGCGGCGCTTGCGGCGGCGGTCGACCGCAAGGATTACGCGCCGTTCGAAGAGCTGCTCCAGGTGCTGACGAAGCCCTTCGAAGATCAGCCGGAATTTGCGCAGTACGCAAACCCGCCCGAGCCGCATCAGCGGGTGCTCAAGACATTCTGCGGTACCTGA
- a CDS encoding alpha-ketoglutarate-dependent dioxygenase AlkB: MNAEQLRLLSDEPAWPEGFAYQPDLISPEEEAALIENFRALPFKAFEFQGYRGNRHVVSFGLHYDFNTSTVRPAEEIPDILLPLRAAAARFAEVPVETIKHVLVTEYSPGAGIGWHRDRAIFEDVIGISLVSPCRFRLRRKSGNGWERAAVTLAPCSAYLLRGPVRTAWEHSIPPMEQLRYSVTFRTLRERDDQPA, translated from the coding sequence ATGAATGCTGAGCAACTTCGTCTTTTGAGCGACGAGCCCGCCTGGCCTGAGGGCTTCGCCTATCAGCCGGATCTGATCTCCCCTGAGGAGGAAGCAGCCCTCATCGAGAATTTCCGCGCCTTACCGTTTAAGGCCTTCGAGTTTCAGGGCTATCGCGGCAACCGGCACGTGGTCTCTTTCGGCTTGCATTATGACTTCAACACCAGCACCGTCCGGCCGGCAGAAGAAATTCCGGATATCCTGCTGCCGCTTCGCGCCGCCGCCGCGCGATTTGCCGAGGTCCCCGTCGAGACGATCAAGCATGTTCTCGTGACCGAATATTCGCCCGGCGCAGGCATTGGCTGGCATCGGGATCGGGCCATTTTCGAGGATGTAATAGGCATCTCGCTCGTCTCTCCTTGCCGCTTCAGGCTGAGGCGCAAGAGTGGCAACGGCTGGGAGCGAGCGGCCGTCACGCTCGCCCCGTGCTCGGCCTATTTGCTGCGAGGACCGGTTCGCACCGCTTGGGAGCACAGCATTCCACCCATGGAGCAGCTGCGCTACTCCGTCACTTTCAGAACCCTGCGTGAGCGAGACGATCAGCCCGCATAG
- a CDS encoding alpha/beta hydrolase, whose protein sequence is MRQDNTVSKRDVLRQEIVALAEQDVDAESALRAAFARFWGTAQGEPREIYDRFIGRSPAADGVRFEEVDSGPVQGWWCHPENAVQDRAILFLHGGAYIQGSPRAYRGFASQIATRARAATFALQYPLAPEQPFPAAPKTALVAYRWLTESGFSKIALVGDSAGGGLALVTLAQIAADKALTQAVAGVMFSPWTDLSQSGSSMGDPRVTEPLLNRDMIVGAARTYLGSALPRHPGASPLFGRFAGLPPLLIQVGSDEILLDDSFRFARLAANAGVPVKLEIWERLHHVFQLNSAELVSARRALDRAGEFLEKAFV, encoded by the coding sequence ATGAGACAAGATAATACTGTATCCAAGCGCGATGTCCTGCGTCAGGAGATTGTTGCTCTTGCGGAGCAGGATGTTGACGCGGAATCCGCATTGCGCGCGGCATTCGCCCGTTTCTGGGGCACAGCTCAGGGAGAGCCTCGCGAGATCTATGACCGCTTCATAGGCAGGTCGCCAGCGGCAGATGGTGTTCGCTTCGAAGAGGTGGACAGTGGCCCGGTTCAGGGCTGGTGGTGCCATCCGGAAAACGCGGTGCAGGATCGCGCCATCCTGTTTTTGCATGGCGGCGCCTATATTCAGGGAAGCCCCCGCGCCTATCGCGGCTTTGCCAGCCAGATCGCCACACGGGCGCGGGCTGCGACCTTCGCCCTCCAGTATCCGCTCGCCCCTGAACAGCCCTTTCCCGCAGCCCCGAAGACCGCGCTCGTGGCCTATCGTTGGTTGACCGAAAGCGGCTTCAGCAAGATCGCTCTTGTCGGTGATTCCGCTGGCGGTGGTCTCGCATTGGTGACGCTGGCTCAAATCGCTGCCGACAAGGCCCTGACACAGGCCGTTGCGGGGGTTATGTTCTCACCGTGGACCGATCTATCGCAGAGCGGCTCCTCGATGGGCGATCCAAGAGTGACCGAGCCGCTTCTCAACCGGGACATGATCGTGGGTGCTGCCAGAACCTATCTCGGGTCGGCCCTTCCGCGCCATCCCGGCGCTTCGCCGCTGTTCGGCCGCTTCGCCGGCTTGCCGCCACTGCTCATCCAAGTCGGATCAGACGAGATCCTGCTCGATGATTCCTTCCGCTTTGCCCGATTGGCGGCCAATGCAGGCGTCCCGGTAAAGCTGGAGATTTGGGAGCGTCTGCATCACGTGTTCCAGCTCAACAGCGCGGAATTGGTCAGCGCCCGACGGGCCCTCGACCGAGCAGGCGAGTTCCTCGAGAAAGCATTTGTCTGA
- a CDS encoding SGNH/GDSL hydrolase family protein, protein MSSAGGYRPSRRSFIAGSLTATALGGQLRAEVNISMDHIALLGDSVFDNGAYVGGGIDVIGHLRQQMPSGWQASLLAVDGGRMADLPRQMAGLSQDATHLIISIGGNDALAYASVLDEPSRSIAESLLKLASIRAQFCRDYQAMLDGIGQMNRPAAVCTIYDPRYPDQVERTVGTTALMVLNDCIIREAGIRGVPVLDLRTICNEDQDFANAIEPSDQGGRKIARAIVSLVAEHDFGRRRTAIYAG, encoded by the coding sequence ATGAGCTCTGCTGGCGGATATCGGCCGTCGCGCCGGTCGTTCATCGCCGGGTCTCTAACGGCGACGGCGCTCGGTGGTCAGCTCAGAGCAGAGGTTAACATCTCGATGGACCACATTGCATTATTGGGTGATTCGGTCTTCGACAATGGGGCCTATGTGGGCGGCGGCATCGACGTGATCGGTCACTTGCGCCAGCAAATGCCGAGCGGCTGGCAGGCAAGTCTGCTCGCTGTCGATGGCGGCCGCATGGCAGATCTTCCCCGGCAGATGGCCGGTCTTTCTCAAGATGCGACCCATCTGATCATCAGTATCGGTGGCAATGACGCCCTCGCCTATGCATCAGTGCTGGATGAGCCTTCGCGCAGCATTGCTGAAAGCCTGCTCAAGCTTGCCAGTATTCGCGCACAGTTCTGCCGGGATTACCAAGCCATGCTGGATGGGATCGGGCAGATGAACCGACCGGCAGCGGTTTGTACGATCTATGATCCGCGCTATCCCGATCAGGTCGAGCGCACCGTAGGAACCACGGCGCTGATGGTGCTCAATGACTGCATCATCCGGGAGGCCGGGATCCGCGGCGTGCCCGTGCTCGATCTTCGGACCATATGCAATGAGGATCAGGACTTCGCGAATGCCATCGAGCCTTCGGATCAGGGCGGCCGCAAGATCGCTCGGGCCATTGTCTCCCTGGTCGCGGAGCACGATTTCGGCCGAAGACGGACCGCCATCTATGCGGGCTGA